The window GAAAAACGCGATCCCAACGGCGGCTATGAAGTGACCCATAGTTCCGCCGTCTACGTGTTCGACCAGCAAGGCCACGCGCGCCTGCTCGCCACCGATCACGACACACCCGACGCGATCGCGCAGGACCTGCGCCGTATCGTCGACGACCGTTCCTGACTTTTCCCGAGATCATTCATGTCGCTCAAGCTCAAAACATCCGCCTCGTTAGCCGCCGCTTTCACGCTCACGCTCTCGCTCGGTTTCGCCTTCGCTCCCGCCGCGCAAGCCGCCGGTGCGAAAGCGATCAGCGTGCAGAACGCGTGGGTCCGCTGGTTGCCGAACAACCTGCCCGCCGCCGGCTACGCGACGCTGGTGAACGCGAGCGACAAACCGGTCGATCTCGTCGACATTTCGAGCGCCGATTACGGCGACGCGATGCTGCATCAGACCGTGTCGAACGGTTCGTCGCAGAAAATGGTGATGGTCGACAAACTGACGGTGCCAGCGCACGGCCAGGTCGCGATCTCGCCCGGCGGCTATCACGTGATGCTCGAAAATGCGAAGCACAAGGTCGCGCCCGGCGACACCGTGCATCTGACGCTGAAGTTCTCCGACGGCGAAACGCTCGACACGCCGTTCGCCGTCAAGTCGCCCGCCCAAACCAACTAACACGCTGTGATGAATCTGCTCTACTGGCTCGATCCGTGGGAGTTTTCGCCGACCGTCGTGATCGCGCTGCTGATTCCTGCGATCCTGTTCGTGCGCGGCGCGCACAAGGCGAAGGTGTCGATCCGCCGGCGTCTGTCGTTCTGGTTCGGGCTGGTCGCGTTGTACGTCGCGCTGCATACGCGGCTCGATTATTTCTTCGAGCATGAGTTCTTCATGCATCGCGCGCAGCATCTGGTGCTGCATCACCTCGGGCCGTTCTTTATCGCGCTGTCGTATCCGGGCGCCGCGTTGCGTGCGGGGATTCCGTTCCGCTGGCGGCAACGTTTCGTGCGGCCCGCGCTGGCGACACCCGTGGTGCGCCGGACGCTCGACGTCGTGATGCATCCGGTGGTCGCGGTCACGCTGTTCGTCGGGCTGATTTACTTCTGGCTGATGTCGCCGGTTCATTTCGTCGCGATGCTCGACTGGCGGCTTTATCGCGTGATGAACTGGAGCATGGTGATCGACGGCCTGCTGTTCTGGTGGCTCGTGCTCGATCCGCGTCCGGCGCCGCCGGCGCGGCTGTCGCCGGGTAAGCGCGTTCTCGTGGTGATCGCCGCGATTCCGCCGCAGATCATGCTCGGCGCGTTCATCTTCTTTACGCCGCGCGAGCTGTATCCGATCTATTCGATCTGCGGCCGCGCGTTCACCTGGCTGAGCCCGATGCGCGATCAGCAGATCGGCGGGCTGCTGCTGTGGATTCCGGGTTCGATGATGAGCGTGATCGGCGCGCTGATCGCGTTGCGTCACTGGATGCGGCTGTCGGCGCGTGGACGGTTGCGCAATGAACGTCGCGTGAAGGTGGCGCAAGGGTCGACGCCGGGCGCGTCGGCGTCGGCGAGCGGTAGTCAGTAGCAAGACTGGAAGAACTGCTGGGGTTTGACGGCTGCATGGCGCGAGCTAGCGAGTTAGCTAGCTAACCGGCAAGCTTAATGCGCCGAACGCGGCCGCCTTCGCTTCAGAGCGAACGCATCCACACGTGGGGAATGTCGTCTTCGTCGTGAATCTCCGACACCGGCGCAAAACCGAACGCGCCGTAGAAGCCTTGCAGATGCGCTTGCGCATGCAGGCGAATCGGCGTGCCGGGCCACTGCGCGCGGATGTGCCCGAGCGAGCGCTCGAGCATCGCATTGCCCAGACCGATACCGCGAAATGGCGCGGTGGTCAGCACGCGGCCGATACGGATATCGCTGTCTTCGGCATCGGGCAGCAGCACACGCAGATAACCCGCCAGCGGCGGATAACGCTCGTCGCCCGGACCGAACGCAAACAGGTGCCATGCGTCCAGATCGAGCCCGTCGATGTCGCCATAGACGCAATTCTGCTCGACGACGAACACCGCGCTACGCGCCGCCAGCATCGCATAGACTTCGGCGCTGCTGAGGTCGCTAAACGCTTTCCAGCGCCATTCGAGTTGTGCCCGCCGCGTGGCGGCGGTGTGTTGCGGTTCGGTCATGACAGCGCTTCGAAAAAGAGCCGGCGGCCAGGCGCCGCGGCGATCCAGGATTATGCCGCGCGCGACGACCCCACGCTATCGCGCGCTCAGAGGCGCTGCTGCGCGGGGCGGGCTTTCGACGCCTGTTTGTGGCTATACATCGCCGTATCCGCGGCCGCCAGCAATTCGGCAATCGACGTATGCCGCGCGGGCTCGTACTGAATCTGCCCGACGCTGAAACGGATCTGATAGCCGCGCTTCTCGTCGGCATTGCGCGCGTCCAGCAGATGCTGGAGACGCTGCGTGACTTCGTGCGTTTCGGCGCTGCTCGAATCGGTCAGCAATACGACGAATTCGTCGCCGCCCAACCGCCCGATCACGTCGCTCTCACGCAGCGCCGTGCGCAGCACGTCGGCGAACGTGGTCAGTGCGCGATCGCCCTCGGCGTGGCCGTGGGTGTCGTTGATCTGCTTGAAATCGTTCAGGTCGAAGAACAGCAGCGACGCTGGTTTCTCCAGCCGCTTGCAGACGTTCAGCGCATGTTGCGCGAGCGCTTCGAAGCCGCGCCGGTTGGACAGCAGCGTCAGGTCGTCGAGCGTGGCGAGCTGCACGGCGGCCAGTTCCTGCTCCGCCATGCGCGCCAGATCGCGCAGCAGTTCGCGCTCTTCTTCGTCGAGACCGCGCGGCTTGACGTCGATCAGACAGAGCGTGCCGAGCTTGCTGCCGTTGGGCACCGTCAGCGGACAGCCGGCATAGAAACGGATATTCGGGTTGTCGATGACTAGCGGGTTGTCGTGAAAACGCGCGTCGGCCAACGCATCGG is drawn from Burkholderia sp. 9120 and contains these coding sequences:
- a CDS encoding sensor domain-containing diguanylate cyclase encodes the protein MHVPPTPSNESARLDTLRALHILDTSPEERFDRLTRLAKRLFGVPIALVSLVDADRQWFKSCVGLTASETSRDISFCGHAILGDEIMLVPDALADARFHDNPLVIDNPNIRFYAGCPLTVPNGSKLGTLCLIDVKPRGLDEEERELLRDLARMAEQELAAVQLATLDDLTLLSNRRGFEALAQHALNVCKRLEKPASLLFFDLNDFKQINDTHGHAEGDRALTTFADVLRTALRESDVIGRLGGDEFVVLLTDSSSAETHEVTQRLQHLLDARNADEKRGYQIRFSVGQIQYEPARHTSIAELLAAADTAMYSHKQASKARPAQQRL
- a CDS encoding cytochrome c oxidase assembly protein, with protein sequence MNLLYWLDPWEFSPTVVIALLIPAILFVRGAHKAKVSIRRRLSFWFGLVALYVALHTRLDYFFEHEFFMHRAQHLVLHHLGPFFIALSYPGAALRAGIPFRWRQRFVRPALATPVVRRTLDVVMHPVVAVTLFVGLIYFWLMSPVHFVAMLDWRLYRVMNWSMVIDGLLFWWLVLDPRPAPPARLSPGKRVLVVIAAIPPQIMLGAFIFFTPRELYPIYSICGRAFTWLSPMRDQQIGGLLLWIPGSMMSVIGALIALRHWMRLSARGRLRNERRVKVAQGSTPGASASASGSQ
- a CDS encoding copper chaperone PCu(A)C, with the protein product MSLKLKTSASLAAAFTLTLSLGFAFAPAAQAAGAKAISVQNAWVRWLPNNLPAAGYATLVNASDKPVDLVDISSADYGDAMLHQTVSNGSSQKMVMVDKLTVPAHGQVAISPGGYHVMLENAKHKVAPGDTVHLTLKFSDGETLDTPFAVKSPAQTN
- a CDS encoding GNAT family N-acetyltransferase — encoded protein: MTEPQHTAATRRAQLEWRWKAFSDLSSAEVYAMLAARSAVFVVEQNCVYGDIDGLDLDAWHLFAFGPGDERYPPLAGYLRVLLPDAEDSDIRIGRVLTTAPFRGIGLGNAMLERSLGHIRAQWPGTPIRLHAQAHLQGFYGAFGFAPVSEIHDEDDIPHVWMRSL